The Erythrobacter insulae genome window below encodes:
- a CDS encoding efflux RND transporter permease subunit translates to MNFRNLSAWSIRNPVIPLVMFTALLFAGIVSFLRMDVTNNPDVEFPAVIVSISQPGAAPTEIENQITQRIESSMRSINGVNSLQSTASEGNSRTFVEFEIGTDIIEAVNEVETAVASVRGSLPDGILEPRVQKVNVAGEAIGYIAVEADDMTIEQLSWFVDDTVAKRLLKIEGMAEVQRFGGVDREIEVILDPAKMQALGVTASQINSVLRLANVDAAGGLAEVGGTRQSLRVLGSDATAYALSQRQIQLGGGRTIRLADVATVRDGTSERTSISEVGDREVVNFFMNRATGSSDLAVYEAALAEMDKIEAETDGVRFIKMFTSTTYTDGQYKSSMSALIEGAVLAIVVVFLFLRDWRATFISAVAIPLSAIPTFFFMDLLGFNLNFLSLLALGLVAGVLVDDAIVEIENIVRHMRMGKTAYQASIDAADEIGLPVVATSFCIVAVFLPVGLMPGISGQFFQNFGLTVVVAVLMSLAVARMITPLMAAYFLSAKGHATHGEGPMMDRYMSVLGWTLNRGKMRDRRAGLESPKLRFVYSIGLLLTVIILLATTAIAMFQSFAFVSGFNIPTNVADAVSSDPNSTLHFLTSKLFDIVLLLLVSLIAFVAGWAAFKLIELLAKVGGKFGQSVKYLAARFYDHRIWMLGMGWFSLLVTILLFGQIPGQFQPTIDDENSTVEIEMVPGTTLAGTKVVSDRVYAMLEQQPEVDRMLQRINVGSSTLFIKLRDDRTRSSIEFERELAPQLANFADARVRFRSQSGGFGSGRDLTVMLAGSDPDLLDQTAATLVEQMKGLDNLVAPRISADLNRPEIIITPREQIAAELGISTIALSQTIRIATLGEIEQNAARFSLSDRQIPIRVKLSEDARSSMTTIENLPVQTASGGTVPLSRVADISFGSGPTAIQRYNQNRRVLVGADLASGVLKGEAQQQIDALPVLQELPTGVIRDVVGEDEWQQELIQNLIIAIIAGVLLVFACLVLLYKRLMSPLVNMTSLALAPLGGILLIWLVGMAQSMPVYIGILLLLGIVSKNSILLIDFAIEEMARGTSKLEAIMEAGHKRAQPIVMTTVAMTAGMVPTAISLTGDGAWRQPMGIVVIGGLILSTLLTLVIVPAGFSLADGFERRVGPWLRERMLTYKPGDDTKPYGPGETTPDVPFPGSPAGGAIPANRIPPGAEPAE, encoded by the coding sequence ATGAACTTCAGAAATCTATCCGCCTGGTCAATTCGTAACCCGGTCATCCCATTGGTTATGTTTACGGCTCTGTTGTTCGCCGGCATCGTCAGCTTTCTGCGAATGGACGTGACCAACAACCCGGATGTTGAATTTCCGGCGGTCATTGTCAGCATTTCGCAACCGGGCGCCGCGCCAACCGAAATCGAGAACCAGATCACCCAGCGGATCGAAAGCTCGATGCGATCCATCAACGGGGTCAATTCACTGCAATCGACCGCCAGCGAAGGAAATTCGCGCACGTTTGTCGAATTCGAGATCGGCACCGATATCATCGAAGCGGTCAATGAAGTGGAAACGGCCGTGGCCAGTGTCCGCGGCAGCTTGCCTGACGGGATCCTGGAGCCGCGCGTTCAGAAGGTGAATGTCGCTGGCGAGGCCATCGGGTACATCGCCGTCGAAGCCGACGACATGACAATCGAACAGCTCAGCTGGTTTGTTGATGACACCGTCGCCAAACGGCTGCTGAAAATCGAAGGCATGGCCGAAGTCCAGCGTTTTGGCGGCGTGGACCGCGAGATCGAAGTCATTCTGGATCCTGCCAAGATGCAGGCGCTCGGTGTGACAGCATCGCAAATCAATTCGGTTCTGCGTCTCGCGAACGTCGATGCCGCAGGCGGCCTTGCCGAAGTGGGCGGCACCCGCCAGTCGCTGAGGGTTCTGGGCAGCGATGCCACGGCATACGCGCTGTCGCAGCGGCAAATTCAGCTGGGCGGCGGGCGCACAATCCGGCTGGCTGATGTTGCGACTGTTCGTGATGGCACATCAGAACGGACATCCATCAGTGAAGTCGGCGATCGTGAAGTCGTGAATTTCTTTATGAACCGGGCAACCGGGTCATCCGACCTTGCCGTTTATGAAGCCGCCTTGGCGGAGATGGACAAAATCGAAGCCGAGACCGATGGTGTCCGCTTCATCAAGATGTTCACCAGCACGACCTACACCGATGGCCAGTACAAAAGCTCGATGTCGGCTTTGATCGAAGGCGCTGTTCTGGCGATTGTGGTCGTATTCCTGTTCCTGCGTGATTGGCGCGCGACCTTCATCAGCGCGGTGGCGATCCCGCTTTCTGCTATCCCGACATTCTTTTTCATGGATCTGCTCGGGTTCAATCTGAACTTCCTGTCGCTGCTTGCGCTGGGTCTTGTCGCTGGGGTGCTGGTGGATGATGCGATCGTGGAGATCGAGAATATCGTCAGGCATATGAGGATGGGCAAAACCGCCTATCAGGCCAGTATTGATGCCGCCGACGAAATCGGCCTGCCGGTTGTGGCGACCAGTTTCTGTATTGTTGCTGTGTTCCTGCCGGTTGGCCTGATGCCGGGGATCTCCGGCCAATTCTTCCAGAACTTTGGTCTGACGGTTGTGGTCGCGGTGCTGATGTCGCTGGCGGTGGCGCGGATGATTACGCCGCTGATGGCGGCCTATTTCCTTTCTGCCAAAGGTCACGCGACTCACGGCGAAGGCCCCATGATGGACCGCTATATGTCGGTGCTCGGCTGGACGCTTAATCGCGGCAAAATGCGTGATCGCCGCGCGGGATTGGAAAGCCCGAAATTGCGCTTTGTTTACTCAATCGGATTGCTGCTGACCGTAATCATCCTGTTGGCGACGACAGCTATCGCGATGTTCCAGAGCTTTGCCTTTGTGTCCGGTTTCAACATCCCGACAAATGTCGCGGATGCCGTGTCCAGCGATCCGAACTCGACGCTGCATTTCCTCACGTCCAAACTATTCGACATAGTCTTGCTGCTGCTCGTCTCTTTGATTGCCTTTGTGGCGGGTTGGGCGGCCTTCAAACTGATCGAATTGCTCGCCAAAGTCGGCGGCAAGTTTGGTCAAAGTGTAAAGTATCTCGCCGCGCGCTTTTATGACCACCGCATCTGGATGCTCGGCATGGGCTGGTTCTCGCTGCTGGTCACCATCCTCTTGTTCGGTCAGATCCCGGGACAATTCCAGCCAACTATCGATGACGAGAATTCGACTGTCGAAATCGAGATGGTCCCCGGCACGACTCTGGCCGGGACAAAGGTTGTGTCTGACCGCGTATACGCCATGCTCGAACAGCAGCCCGAAGTGGATCGTATGCTGCAACGGATCAATGTTGGCAGCTCGACGCTCTTTATTAAATTGCGCGATGATCGCACGCGTTCTTCGATTGAATTTGAGCGCGAGCTTGCGCCGCAGCTTGCCAATTTTGCCGATGCGCGTGTGCGTTTCCGCTCGCAATCCGGCGGGTTTGGTTCGGGCCGTGATTTGACCGTGATGCTGGCGGGTTCCGATCCGGATCTGCTGGATCAGACCGCCGCAACGCTGGTCGAGCAGATGAAAGGGTTGGATAATCTGGTCGCACCGCGGATCAGCGCCGATCTCAACCGGCCTGAAATCATCATCACTCCGCGCGAACAAATCGCTGCAGAGCTTGGTATTTCGACCATCGCCTTGTCGCAAACCATCCGTATCGCAACCCTTGGAGAAATCGAACAGAACGCTGCGCGCTTCTCATTGTCGGACCGCCAAATTCCGATTCGCGTAAAGCTGTCGGAAGACGCGCGATCGAGCATGACGACAATCGAAAACCTGCCGGTCCAAACCGCCAGCGGCGGCACCGTGCCGCTTAGCCGGGTGGCCGACATTTCCTTTGGTTCCGGTCCCACCGCGATCCAGCGTTACAATCAAAACCGCCGTGTTCTGGTTGGCGCAGACCTCGCATCGGGCGTCCTTAAAGGTGAAGCGCAGCAGCAGATTGACGCGCTGCCGGTTCTGCAAGAGCTGCCAACCGGGGTAATCCGTGATGTTGTGGGTGAGGATGAATGGCAACAAGAGCTGATCCAGAACCTGATCATCGCCATTATCGCGGGCGTTCTGTTGGTGTTTGCCTGCCTTGTCCTGCTTTATAAGCGTTTGATGAGCCCGCTGGTCAACATGACCTCGCTCGCGCTCGCACCACTCGGCGGCATCCTGTTAATCTGGTTGGTGGGTATGGCACAGAGCATGCCGGTCTATATTGGCATTCTGTTGCTGCTTGGCATTGTCTCTAAAAACTCAATCCTCCTGATCGACTTTGCGATTGAGGAAATGGCACGCGGGACCAGCAAGCTCGAAGCGATCATGGAGGCAGGGCATAAACGCGCTCAGCCCATCGTGATGACGACAGTCGCGATGACAGCGGGCATGGTCCCCACTGCGATTTCTCTAACCGGTGATGGCGCATGGCGTCAGCCGATGGGTATCGTAGTGATCGGCGGTCTGATCCTGTCGACCTTGCTGACGCTGGTGATTGTGCCTGCAGGCTTTAGCCTTGCCGATGGGTTCGAGCGCCGCGTTGGTCCGTGGCTGCGTGAGCGGATGCTGACTTACAAGCCTGGTGACGATACCAAGCCGTATGGCCCTGGCGAAACGACACCTGATGTGCCTTTCCCCGGCAGCCCGGCAGGCGGAGCCATTCCGGCGAATCGCATCCCGCCGGGGGCTGAACCTGCTGAATAA